A part of Aegilops tauschii subsp. strangulata cultivar AL8/78 chromosome 2, Aet v6.0, whole genome shotgun sequence genomic DNA contains:
- the LOC109740668 gene encoding uncharacterized protein: MVIPGEASGKNVEEYSATFIPVDEKVDGPTKETNNEEYNPSIVTVAENVDTIYTTETELRDDTQASEHLETRAWINECKKYAEEAREQYNARKRAAYRKKKYEDIVSLQEENQPLVANSDHRDLINALRRVSHRNNKSNGLDNQQVIGQYADNAEDIDVFLSGSMGDEPAAPDLMDEEYYMFRNEGSDNNILDDDEEASMSSANPSEIDPFDSVYSNIPDSTHILKLAENCKHCKARKFEFETDGFCCRNGQIQLKQPEPNPELMRLWSSMDADSRHFRENIRFFNGHFAFTTLGVSLDENYTNMKSGVYTFRAHGTIYHNVHSFGPSSRPEHLQLYFYDDDPNLTHRKAATKQLDQDVVKGLVDILKENPYSQQFRSLGAHKDNLDDYRIDLNTDKRLDQRRYNRPVSSEGELGWHPKLPKRNVSWELVQHPRLGHDDDEDAEGNSRLCVSVRDYYYYMLQTRPGIFNPILCGARLLQQWAVDMYIKIESCRLRWYRKNQTQIRADLYKGVVDAITSGETRASAVGVRIVLPGTYPGGDRDMKKRHMDAMEIVNTYGKPDIFLTMTCNPKWEEITNELLPGQTAQDRPDIVARVFYSKPEAMKDLLLKKMVLGVVVAYVYPRPFNENTVQGKDSYPVYRRRDDGRRAKVRGKMLDNRWAVPYNPYLLRMFNCHINVEVCSSINAVKYIYKGHDKASFSIDQPDADGNIDEIKRYVDARWVTPPEAIWRIFGFPLCANYPPVLKLALHLPNMHRVAFNAQADLKNVVSSENASKSMLTEYFKANKKHPWARHILYKDFPGSFTWEKRKKFWKRRDLLTVDGVVCGSFREAAKRLGLIEADNTLNDCLTETEQWAMPCSLRGLFATILVHCEPGDVRGLWDRHLEPMSDDYRRTRTSPNEVEQMVLLDIRGMLQSMGKDIIDFALPTIDDVFDPTEGEAREIIEESTVEFDESDTKLSSSLNLEQRAAYDEILLAVERGDGGVFFVDGPGGTGKTFLYRAMLAKVRGEGKIAIATATSGVAASIMPGGRTAHSRFKIPLSCDDGASCSFTKQSGTTKLLRMASLILWDEASMTKRQAVEALDNSMRDIMGIRDRPFGGKTVVFGGDFRQVLPVVRRGSRGQIIDASLRSSHLWKGMRQLRLITNMRAHNDMWFADYLLRVDNGTEEADDQGNILLPDDICLPSIGEVDDLEKLIDHVFPSLDDNMSDSNYMTSRAILSTTNDNVDKINIRMIERFHGDELIYHSFDSAEDDPYGYYAPEFLNGLTPNGLPPHALKLKLNCPVILLRNIDPANGLCNGTRLVVRGFERNTIDAEIVIGQHAGRRVFLPRIPLCPSDNDMFPFKFKRKQFPIRLSFAMTINKAQGQTIPIVGVYLPNPVFSHGQLYVALSRATAKRNIKILIQKEKPKEKSNKQNNNRKKRKRPTVSLLTSMKNTVYKEVLTG; this comes from the exons ATGGTCATTCCAG GCGAGGCGAGCGGGAAAAATGTTGAAGAATACAGTGCAACCTTCATACCCGTTGATGAAAAAGTTGACG GCCCTACGAAGGAGACAAATAATGAAGAATATAATCCAAGCATCGTAACCGTAGCTGAAAATGTTGACACTATTTACACGACGGAAACAG AGCTGCGAGATGATACTCAAG CTTCCGAGCACCTTGAAACTAGAGCTTGGATTAATGAATGCAAAAAATATGCTGAGGAAGCAAGGGAGCAGTACAACGCACGGAAGCGTGCAGCTTATCGAAAGAAAAAATATGAGGATATTGTCAGCCTACAAGAGGAGAATCAACCTTTAGTTGCAAATTCTG ATCATAGGGATCTTATCAACGCTCTTAGGCGGGTGTCTCATCGCAATAACAAGTCGAATGGTTTGGATAACCAACAAGTCATTGGGCA GTACGCTGACAATGCAGAAGACATCGATGTATTCTTAAGCGGCAGCATGGGCGATGAGCCGGCAGCACCCGACTTGATGGATGAGGAGTACTACATGTTTCGCAACGAAG GATCCGATAATAACATATTGGATGATGACGAGGAAGCAAGCATGTCTAGCGCTAATCCTAGCGAGATTGATCCATTTGACAGTGTCTACTCAAACATCCCAGATAGCACTCACATCCTGAAACTCGCTGAAAATTGCAAACACTGCAAGGCCAGGAAGTTTGAGTTTGAGACTGACGGGTTCTGCTGTCGCAATGGCCAGATTCAGCTTAAGCAACCGGAACCAAACCCAGAGCTTATGAGGCTATGGTCGAGCATGGATGCAGATTCTAGACATTTTCGAGAGAACATACGGTTCTTCAACGGGCATTTCGCCTTCACAACCCTTGGCGTCAGCCTTGATGAAAACTACACAAACATGAAGTCTGGGGTGTACACATTCCGAGCACACGGCACCATCTACCACAACGTGCATTCGTTCGGGCCAAGCTCCCGTCCAGAACATCTGCAGTTGTACTTCTATGATGACGACCCAAACCTAACTCATCGTAAGGCGGCCACCAAGCAATTAGACCAGGATGTCGTGAAGGGTTTGGTAGACATACTCAAAGAAAACCCATACTCCCAGCAATTTAGGAGTTTGGGTGCACACAAGGACAACCTCGATGATTATAGGATAGACCTAAACACCGATAAGAGGCTTGACCAAAGAAGATATAATAGACCGGTGTCATCTGAG GGGGAGCTAGGTTGGCATCCGAAGCTACCTAAACGTAATGTTTCTTGGGAGCTTGTACAACATCCAAGACTGGGccatgatgatgatgaggatgcaG AGGGGAATAGCAGGTTATGCGTCTCCGTGAGAGACTATTACTATTACATGCTGCAAACACGGCCTGGGATCTTCAATCCTATACTCTGTGGAGCACGCCTACTGCAGCAATGGGCGGTTGACATGTACATCAAGATTGAGAGTTGTCGGTTGAGGTGGTACAGGAAGAACCAGACGCAGATACGTGCCGACTTGTATAAAGGAGTTGTTGATGCGATCACATCGGGGGAGACGCGAGCAAGCGCTGTTGGGGTAAGAATAGTGCTCCCTGGAACTTACCCTGGTGGTGACCGCGACATGAAGAAGAGACATATGGATGCCATGGAAATTGTCAATACATACGGGAAGCCTGACATCTTCTTGACCATGACTTGCAACCCTAAATGGGAAGAGATAACGAATGAGTTGCTTCCTGGTCAGACGGCGCAAGATCGTCCTGATATTGTGGCCCGTGTGTTCTACAGCAAGCCAGAGGCTATGAAAGACCTGTTGCTCAAGAAAATGGTCCTGGGTGTTGTTGTTGCTTATGT ATACCCTCGGCCGTTCAATGAGAACACGGTACAAGGCAAGGACTCATACCCAGTTTATCGGCGTAGAGACGATGGAAGACGTGCTAAGGTCCGAGGGAAAATGTTGGACAACCGATGGGCTGTGCCGTATAATCCTTATCTTCTGCGGATGTTTAATTGCCACATCAATGTTGAGGTCTGCTCTAGCATAAATGCCGTCAAATACATTTATAAGGGTCATGATAAGGCTTCTTTCAGCATCGACCAGCCAGACGCTGATGGTAACATTGATGAGATCAAGAGATACGTTGACGCAAGATGGGTCACCCCTCCGGAGGCTATATGGAGGATATTTGGCTTCCCACTGTGCGCCAATTACCCGCCTGTCTTGAAGTTGGCTCTTCATCTCCCGAATATGCACAGGGTTGCATTCAATGCACAGGCTGACTTGAAAAATGTTGTCTCCTCCGAAAATGCTTCAAAATCCATGTTAACTGAGTATTTCAAGGCTAACAAAAAACACCCTTGGGCAAGGCATATATTGTACAAGGATTTTCCCGGAAGCTTCACGTGGGAGAAGAGAAAGAAGTTCTGGAAGCGGCGG GACCTGCTCACCGTGGACGGCGTGGTATGTGGGAGCTTTAGGGAGGCTGCTAAAAGGTTGGGACTCATCGAGGCTGACAACACGCTCAACGACTGTCTTACTGAGACGGAGCAGTGGGCGATGCCATGTTCTCTTAGGGGGCTCTTCGCAACCATCTTGGTGCACTGCGAGCCAGGCGACGTGCGCGGTTTATGGGATAGGCACCTTGAGCCTATGTCTGATGACTACCGTCGAACACGCACGTCCCCAAATGAGGTGGAGCAGATGGTGTTGCTTGACATTAGGGGTATGTTGCAGTCCATGGGTAAAGACATTATTGATTTCGCTCTTCCAACCATTGATGATGTGTTTGACCCAACTGAGGGCGAGGCCAGAGAGATCATCGAGGAATCAACCGTTGAGTTTGATGAAAGTGACACTAAATTGTCATCTTCCTTGAATTTGGAACAAAGGGCCGCATACGACGAGATACTATTGGCTGTTGAACGAGGTGATGGGGGTGTATTCTTTGTAGATGGCCCTGGAGGTACAGGGAAGACCTTCCTCTACAGGGCGATGCTCGCCAAGGTGAGGGGCGAGGGCAAGATTGctatcgctaccgcgacgtcgggCGTCGCTGCTTCTATCATGCCTGGCGGTAGGACTGCCCACTCGAGGTTCAAAATCCCACTGAGTTGCGATGATGGAGCCTCGTGCAGCTTCACCAAGCAGAGTGGGACCACCAAGCTGCTAAGGATGGCCTCATTGATACTATGGGACGAGGCCAGCATGACTAAGCGACAAGCTGTTGAGGCATTGGACAATAGCATGCGTGACATCATGGGAATACGCGACCGACCCTTTGGAGGAAAGACTGTTGTTTTTGGCGGGGACTTTAGGCAGGTGCTTCCGGTCGTCAGAAGGGGGTCACGGGGCCAGATAATTGATGCAAGCCTCCGAAGTTCTCATCTATGGAAGGGTATGCGGCAGCTTCGGCTCATCACCAACATGAGGGCTCATAATGACATGTGGTTTGCAGATTACTTGCTCAGGGTCGATAACGGCACAGAGGAAGCCGACGATCAAGGCAACATACTACTGCCTGATGACATTTGTCTGCCATCTATAGGCGAGGTTGACGACCTAGAGAAGCTGATTGACCACGTGTTTCCGAGTCTAGATGACAACATGTCTGATTCGAATTACATGACATCTCGCGCCATCCTTTCCACGACAAATGACAACGTTGACAAGATAAACATCCGCATGATAGAGCGTTTCCACGGAGATGAATTAATCTACCATAGCTTTGACAGTGCGGAGGACGACCCATATGGCTACTACGCTCCTGAGTTTCTTAACGGATTGACTCCCAATGGTCTTCCTCCGCATGCACTCAAACTAAAGCTGAACTGCCCGGTCATACTTCTAAGGAACATTGATCCAGCTAATGGACTGTGTAACGGTACTAGGCTTGTTGTTAGAGGTTTTGAGAGGAACACCATTGATGCAGAAATCGTGATTGGACAACACGCGGGTAGGAGGGTCTTCCTTCCTCGAATACCTCTGTGCCCATCTGACAACGACATGTTTCCATTCAAGTTTAAGAGGAAGCAATTTCCTATAAGGCTTAGCTTTGCTATGACGATTAACAAGGCTCAAGGGCAGACCATCCCGATTGTTGGTGTGTATCTACCTAATCCGGTGTTCTCTCATGGTCAACTCTATGTTGCTTTGTCTCGAGCAACCGCGAAGAGAAACATAAAGATACTTATTCAGAAGGAGAAGCCGAAGGAGAAGTCCAACAAGCAAAATAACAATCGAAAGAAGCGAAAAAGACCGACCGTGTCCTTGCTGACCTCAATGAAGAACACCGTCTACAAGGAAGTACTTACAGGCTGA